A window of the Dryobates pubescens isolate bDryPub1 chromosome 36, bDryPub1.pri, whole genome shotgun sequence genome harbors these coding sequences:
- the PHOSPHO1 gene encoding phosphoethanolamine/phosphocholine phosphatase has product MATPRPPRYLLVFDFDETIVDENSDESVVRAAPGQALPEQLRQTFREGFYNEYMQRVLAYMGEQGVRMGDFKAVYESIPLSPGMPELFQFLSKHQELFELILISDANMFGIECKLRAAGFQPLFRKVFSNPSSFDKRGYLTLGPYHSHKCLACPANMCKRKILTEYLAERAQEEVEFERVFYVGDGANDFCPSVTLTAADVAFPRKGYPMHRMAQEMEKKQPGAFQATLVPWESAAEVAHYLQELLKKKC; this is encoded by the coding sequence ATGGCCACCCCTCGGCCCCCCAGGTACCTGCTGGTGTTCGATTTCGACGAGACCATCGTGGACGAGAACAGCGACGAGTCGGTGGTGCGGGCGGCGCCGGGGCAGGCGCTGCCGGAGCAGCTGCGGCAGACCTTCCGCGAGGGCTTCTACAACGAGTACATGCAGCGGGTGCTGGCCTACATGGGCGAGCAGGGCGTCAGGATGGGCGACTTCAAGGCCGTCTACGAGAGCATCCCCCTCTCCCCCGGCATGCCAGAGCTCTTCCAGTTCCTCTCCAAGCACCAGGAGCTCTTTGAGCTCATCCTCATCTCCGACGCCAACATGTTCGGCATCGAGTGCAAGCTGCGGGCCGCCggcttccagcccctcttccGCAAGGTCTTCAGCAACCCCTCCAGCTTCGACAAGAGAGGCTACCTCACCCTGGGGCCCTACCACAGCCACAAGTGCCTTGCCTGCCCGGCCAACATGTGCAAGCGCAAGATCCTGACGGAGTACCTGGCAGAGAGAGcccaggaggaggtggagttcGAGAGGGTCTTCTACGTGGGCGACGGCGCCAACGACTTCTGCCCCTCGGTGACTCTGACCGCCGCCGACGTGGCCTTCCCCCGCAAGGGCTACCCCATGCACCGCATGGCCCAGGAGATGGAGAAGAAGCAGCCTGGGGCTTTCCAGGCCACTCTTGTCCCCTGGGAGTCAGCTGCAGAAGTTGCCCACtatctgcaggagctgctcaagaAGAAGTGTTGA